In Pelosinus sp. IPA-1, a genomic segment contains:
- a CDS encoding HAD family hydrolase gives MYDVILFDLDGTLTDPKVGITLSVQYALDKMGIYEEDAEKLTPFIGPPLLSAFKEFYHMSDEEATLAISYYRERFSKVGLYENEVYLGIRELLTELKKQGKKLIVATSKPTVFSVKILEHFDLLHFFNAVIGSNLDGTRTEKGDVIEFALQDQNLKERERIIMVGDRKHDVIGAKKNGIDVIAVAYGYGSQEELVTAEPNHMVSSVDELFNLLKFIS, from the coding sequence ATGTATGATGTAATATTATTTGACCTTGATGGCACATTGACAGACCCTAAAGTGGGCATTACATTGTCTGTTCAATATGCGCTAGATAAAATGGGGATTTATGAAGAAGATGCGGAAAAACTGACACCTTTCATTGGACCACCCTTATTAAGTGCTTTCAAGGAGTTTTATCATATGAGTGATGAGGAAGCTACCTTGGCTATTTCTTACTATCGAGAAAGGTTTTCAAAAGTCGGATTATATGAAAATGAAGTTTACTTAGGTATTAGAGAATTGCTCACGGAACTAAAGAAACAAGGAAAAAAACTAATTGTAGCAACTTCTAAGCCAACTGTATTTTCCGTAAAAATTTTGGAACACTTCGACTTACTCCACTTTTTTAATGCTGTTATCGGGAGTAATCTGGATGGCACGAGAACCGAAAAAGGTGATGTGATAGAATTTGCTCTGCAAGATCAAAATCTTAAAGAGCGAGAAAGGATTATTATGGTTGGTGATCGCAAACATGATGTAATCGGCGCTAAGAAAAATGGTATAGATGTGATTGCAGTTGCGTATGGATATGGTAGCCAGGAAGAATTAGTTACAGCCGAGCCGAACCATATGGTTTCGTCAGTGGATGAACTTTTTAACCTGCTAAAATTTATTTCATAA
- the gnd gene encoding decarboxylating NADP(+)-dependent phosphogluconate dehydrogenase: MEKAYDIGLIGLAVMGENLVMNMANKGFGVVVYNRTTSKVDDFIQRNSKGKKLGGAHSIEELTKKLTKPRKIMLMVKAGKPVDDMIAELLPYLEQGDIIIDGGNSFFEDTRRRFTELSRQGIRFVGMGVSGGEEGALKGPSLMPGAELSAYQEIAPIFTAIAAQVVDGPCCSYVGTDGAGHYVKMVHNGIEYGDMQLISEAYYIMKIALGLSAEELYEVFDEWNKGALDSYLIEITRDIFLQKDEQTGKPLVEMILDKAGQKGTGKWTSKCALDLGVPTPTITEAVFARCMSAYKEERVVASSLLKGPSSDQYLGNKQEFIQAIHDALYASKICSYAQGFALLKAADKEYGWNLNYGDIALLWRGGCIIRAQFLDRIKESFQQDGSLPNLLLAPYFQDALGRVQDNWRLTVKNCKELGIPTPAFSASLDYYDSYRRAVLPSNLIQAQRDYFGAHTYERIDRPGSFHTEWIKK; the protein is encoded by the coding sequence ATGGAAAAGGCATACGATATAGGATTGATCGGCTTAGCAGTAATGGGTGAAAACCTAGTCATGAATATGGCAAACAAAGGCTTTGGTGTAGTGGTTTATAACCGAACCACAAGCAAGGTAGATGATTTTATCCAACGAAATTCCAAGGGGAAAAAACTTGGTGGAGCTCATTCTATCGAGGAGCTGACAAAAAAACTAACTAAGCCCCGTAAGATTATGCTGATGGTTAAGGCAGGTAAACCTGTTGATGACATGATTGCAGAGTTGCTACCTTATTTAGAGCAAGGAGATATTATTATTGATGGGGGAAATTCTTTTTTTGAAGATACCCGCAGGAGGTTTACAGAGTTATCTCGCCAAGGTATTCGATTTGTCGGTATGGGAGTATCAGGGGGAGAAGAGGGGGCATTAAAGGGCCCTAGTTTGATGCCTGGAGCCGAGCTATCTGCCTACCAAGAAATTGCACCTATTTTTACTGCTATAGCCGCACAGGTGGTTGATGGTCCATGTTGCTCTTATGTAGGTACTGATGGTGCTGGACATTACGTTAAGATGGTACATAATGGTATAGAATATGGAGATATGCAGCTCATTAGTGAGGCATATTATATTATGAAGATTGCCTTAGGTTTATCAGCGGAGGAACTATACGAAGTATTTGATGAATGGAACAAAGGAGCTCTAGATTCCTATCTCATTGAAATTACTAGGGACATTTTTCTGCAAAAAGATGAACAAACAGGCAAGCCCTTGGTAGAAATGATTCTTGATAAAGCTGGGCAAAAGGGAACGGGCAAGTGGACCTCTAAGTGTGCTTTGGATTTGGGCGTACCTACACCAACGATTACAGAAGCGGTATTTGCTCGCTGCATGTCAGCATACAAAGAAGAACGAGTGGTAGCTTCCAGTCTTTTAAAAGGACCAAGCAGTGATCAATACCTAGGAAATAAGCAAGAATTTATTCAAGCCATTCATGATGCCTTGTACGCTTCTAAAATCTGCTCCTATGCCCAGGGATTTGCCCTACTAAAGGCAGCGGACAAAGAATATGGCTGGAATTTGAATTATGGCGATATCGCCCTTCTTTGGCGCGGCGGCTGCATTATTAGAGCTCAATTTTTAGATCGGATAAAAGAGTCCTTTCAGCAGGATGGGAGTCTTCCCAATCTATTACTTGCTCCCTACTTCCAAGACGCTTTAGGCCGAGTACAGGATAACTGGAGACTGACAGTCAAGAATTGTAAAGAGTTAGGGATACCAACCCCTGCCTTTAGCGCTTCTTTAGACTATTATGATAGTTATCGCCGCGCTGTACTTCCTTCCAATCTAATTCAAGCACAGAGAGATTATTTCGGTGCTCATACCTATGAAAGAATTGATCGACCAGGTAGCTTTCATACAGAGTGGATTAAAAAATAA
- a CDS encoding IMP dehydrogenase: MAFYYEEVSRTFSEYLLVPNLTRKDCIPSNVNLKTPIVKFKKDEKPPIEINIPFVSAIMQSVSDDNLAIALSKCGGLSFIFGSQSIERQTEMVKRVKNFKAGFVVSNANLSPEHTVKDVIELKEKTGHATIAITEDGTLATKLLGIVTSRDYRTSRDSLNKKIKEFMTPFSKLIVSTVNTSLKEANDIIWERKLHCLPIINDKQQLVYFVFRKDYEDHKQNPLELLDSEKRHMVGAGINTRDYKERVPALVKAGVDILCVDSSDGFSEWQSETIKYIKEEYKDTVKIGGGNVVDKEGFMYFVEAGADFVKVGIGGGSICITRETKGIGRGQASAIIEVAQARDDYFKETGIYIPICSDGGVVHDYHTVLALAMGADFIMMGRYFARFDESPAPKTKLGNNYVKEYWGEGSKRARNWQRYDFGEGSNLKFEEGVDSYVPYAGKLKDNIDVTLSKIKSTMCSCGAISIKELQRTARITLVSSTSIVEGGAHDVILKENNY, from the coding sequence ATGGCATTTTATTATGAAGAAGTTTCTAGAACTTTTAGTGAATATCTTCTTGTACCTAATCTTACAAGAAAAGATTGTATCCCTAGCAACGTTAACTTAAAAACCCCTATTGTAAAATTTAAAAAAGATGAGAAGCCTCCTATTGAAATAAATATCCCATTTGTTTCTGCAATCATGCAATCTGTATCAGATGATAATCTAGCGATTGCTCTTTCCAAATGTGGAGGATTATCCTTTATTTTCGGTTCTCAATCAATAGAACGACAAACTGAAATGGTAAAAAGAGTAAAGAATTTCAAAGCTGGTTTCGTAGTCAGCAATGCAAATCTGTCTCCAGAACATACTGTAAAAGACGTTATTGAATTAAAAGAAAAAACAGGACATGCCACCATCGCTATTACAGAAGATGGAACACTAGCTACTAAATTATTGGGGATTGTTACCAGCAGGGATTATAGAACCAGTAGAGATTCTTTAAATAAAAAAATTAAAGAATTCATGACTCCTTTTTCAAAGCTTATCGTTAGTACAGTTAATACTAGTCTAAAAGAAGCAAATGATATCATTTGGGAACGTAAGCTTCACTGTTTACCGATTATAAATGATAAACAACAATTAGTATATTTCGTTTTTAGAAAAGACTATGAAGATCACAAACAAAATCCCTTAGAGCTTTTAGACTCTGAGAAGAGACATATGGTTGGCGCAGGTATAAACACAAGAGATTATAAAGAAAGAGTACCCGCTTTAGTTAAAGCTGGCGTAGATATTTTATGCGTCGATTCTTCTGACGGCTTTAGTGAATGGCAATCAGAAACAATAAAATATATAAAAGAAGAATATAAGGATACTGTTAAAATCGGCGGCGGAAATGTGGTCGACAAGGAAGGGTTTATGTACTTCGTTGAAGCAGGTGCTGACTTTGTAAAAGTTGGAATCGGCGGTGGGTCAATCTGCATAACTAGGGAAACGAAAGGAATCGGTAGGGGACAAGCTTCTGCAATTATAGAAGTTGCCCAAGCTAGAGACGATTATTTTAAAGAAACAGGCATCTATATTCCAATTTGTTCAGATGGCGGAGTTGTGCATGACTACCATACCGTGCTAGCTCTAGCAATGGGTGCTGACTTTATTATGATGGGACGATATTTCGCAAGATTTGATGAAAGTCCTGCTCCTAAAACAAAGCTTGGTAATAACTATGTTAAAGAATATTGGGGGGAAGGTTCCAAACGTGCCCGCAACTGGCAACGTTATGATTTTGGCGAAGGAAGTAATCTTAAATTTGAAGAAGGCGTAGATAGCTATGTACCGTATGCTGGTAAACTGAAAGATAATATTGATGTTACTTTAAGTAAAATAAAATCAACAATGTGTAGCTGCGGAGCTATCTCGATTAAAGAACTGCAAAGAACCGCAAGAATTACCCTAGTATCTTCTACAAGCATCGTAGAAGGTGGCGCTCATGATGTTATTTTGAAGGAAAACAACTATTAA
- a CDS encoding YbhB/YbcL family Raf kinase inhibitor-like protein yields MIVTSSGIVNGIIDKKYGKYGEQFYKGMPTLSLPLVIKEYPSNVKTFAILMEDKDAIPPTGFSWIHWSVANLVEDSIGENVSVNARGFVQGTNSWSSGLLSEPLNRYEAARFGGPMPPDKPHTYEIHVFALDRSLGLQDGFYVNELYKAMEGHILAQYTLKGIYYN; encoded by the coding sequence ATGATTGTTACGAGCAGTGGTATTGTGAATGGCATCATTGACAAAAAGTATGGAAAATATGGGGAGCAATTTTATAAAGGTATGCCGACCCTGTCTTTGCCACTAGTGATTAAAGAATATCCCTCCAATGTAAAAACCTTTGCCATTCTTATGGAGGATAAAGATGCCATACCGCCAACGGGATTTTCTTGGATACATTGGTCTGTTGCTAATTTAGTTGAGGATTCGATTGGTGAAAATGTAAGTGTAAATGCAAGAGGGTTTGTCCAAGGAACAAATAGTTGGTCGAGTGGATTACTTTCTGAACCTTTAAACCGTTATGAAGCTGCTAGGTTTGGTGGCCCGATGCCTCCCGATAAACCTCATACTTATGAAATACATGTATTTGCTCTTGATCGATCATTAGGTTTGCAAGATGGATTTTATGTAAATGAACTTTACAAGGCGATGGAAGGCCACATACTCGCTCAATATACCTTAAAAGGAATCTATTATAATTAA
- a CDS encoding metallophosphoesterase: MNSFFMVLGIIFLLYAAANYYIALRFFQCLRNIIEPYSLFYWGGYTLFAVTKIVARVGRKNFPGIFNTRMTIFGDYWLAASYYFFLVWVAVDLLRFLNKLLLPQFLLVPYPSMVLGFSVLFLVVALILYGNWNAKKTRIRKYELTVNKTAPGLSQLHIAMISDIHLGVIVDKDRLETIIKQINALHPDIIFLVGDTIDEDVKFFIEEEMSVTLGKLHAPYGVFAVLGNHEYLGGESDLAAEHIGKSNIKLLRDEYLMINKQFYVVGRDDRSAKKANGKGRFPLYRVMQGIDHELPIILLDHQPYKLEEGQRNRVDLQLSGHTHHGQFFPNNLIIQRVFEIDWGYLRKGAYQVIVSCGIGTWGPPIRIGNHPEIIDLLITFEK, translated from the coding sequence ATGAATTCTTTTTTTATGGTACTAGGCATTATTTTCTTACTATATGCTGCGGCAAATTACTATATAGCACTTCGTTTTTTTCAATGTCTCCGTAATATCATTGAGCCTTATTCCTTATTTTATTGGGGTGGATATACCTTATTTGCAGTAACAAAAATTGTGGCCAGAGTCGGAAGGAAAAATTTTCCCGGTATTTTCAATACTCGAATGACTATCTTTGGGGATTATTGGCTTGCCGCAAGCTATTACTTTTTCTTGGTTTGGGTGGCTGTGGATCTCTTGCGATTTCTGAATAAATTGTTGTTACCCCAATTTTTGCTAGTACCATATCCATCAATGGTACTAGGATTTAGCGTCCTCTTCTTAGTGGTTGCTCTAATTCTTTATGGAAATTGGAATGCAAAAAAAACGCGTATTCGTAAATACGAATTGACGGTCAATAAAACAGCACCTGGATTGTCACAGCTTCATATTGCAATGATATCTGATATACATCTTGGTGTGATTGTTGATAAGGATCGGCTGGAGACCATCATTAAGCAAATTAATGCGCTGCATCCCGATATTATATTTTTAGTTGGGGACACAATTGATGAAGATGTAAAATTTTTCATAGAAGAGGAAATGTCTGTGACATTGGGTAAATTGCATGCTCCTTATGGTGTGTTTGCAGTGCTTGGAAATCACGAGTATCTTGGTGGAGAAAGTGATCTCGCCGCAGAGCATATTGGCAAATCTAATATTAAGTTATTACGGGACGAATACCTAATGATTAATAAACAATTCTATGTGGTTGGTCGAGATGATCGGAGTGCAAAGAAAGCAAACGGAAAAGGGCGATTTCCTTTATATAGAGTCATGCAAGGTATTGATCATGAGCTTCCGATTATCTTGTTAGACCACCAACCCTATAAATTAGAAGAAGGACAGCGTAATAGAGTTGATCTTCAGTTATCAGGGCATACCCATCATGGACAGTTTTTCCCCAATAATCTGATTATACAACGCGTCTTTGAAATTGACTGGGGTTACTTGCGAAAAGGTGCATATCAAGTCATAGTATCTTGTGGAATTGGGACATGGGGACCACCGATTCGTATAGGAAATCACCCAGAGATTATTGATCTGTTGATTACATTTGAGAAATAA
- a CDS encoding nitroreductase family protein codes for MDLIQVNQEKCIRCGLCATVCPTDVIGMDSSGPKTIGQHCIACGHCVAICPEAALDNIKAPLAKQTSLGETPVLDSDTATRFLRSRRSIRSYKETTVSREKILQLLSIARLAPTGGNTQGVSYLVIDNKGTLRKITAAVVDWMEEEIEKNSPWATYFSGNVTKYRKTGKDVILRGAPCLIIAKAPKDFMPRGRDNAHFSLTYAELFAPTIELGTCWAGYFEACALSGYQPLLNLLQLPEKMAVTGGLMVGYPRFSYKRLVDRNPLDVAFQ; via the coding sequence ATGGATTTGATTCAAGTCAATCAAGAAAAATGTATCCGCTGTGGCCTCTGTGCTACGGTATGTCCAACAGATGTTATTGGCATGGATAGTTCTGGTCCTAAAACCATTGGACAACACTGTATTGCTTGCGGTCACTGTGTGGCCATTTGCCCAGAAGCAGCATTAGATAATATAAAAGCTCCTTTAGCTAAACAAACGTCTTTAGGAGAAACACCTGTTTTAGACTCAGATACAGCAACACGCTTTCTCCGTTCACGGCGATCCATTCGATCCTATAAAGAAACTACAGTTTCTCGAGAAAAAATTCTGCAGCTTCTTTCCATTGCTCGCCTTGCTCCTACTGGTGGAAATACACAGGGTGTCAGCTATCTTGTTATTGACAATAAGGGCACATTACGCAAAATCACAGCAGCAGTTGTTGACTGGATGGAAGAGGAAATAGAAAAGAATTCTCCTTGGGCAACCTACTTTTCAGGAAATGTTACTAAATATCGTAAGACAGGCAAAGATGTGATACTACGGGGTGCCCCCTGCTTAATCATTGCCAAAGCACCTAAAGACTTTATGCCTCGGGGAAGGGATAACGCTCATTTTTCCTTAACTTATGCTGAATTGTTTGCGCCAACCATTGAACTAGGAACCTGTTGGGCTGGCTACTTTGAAGCCTGTGCCCTTTCAGGTTATCAGCCCCTTCTCAATCTTTTGCAACTTCCAGAAAAAATGGCTGTTACTGGTGGGCTGATGGTCGGTTATCCCCGATTTTCTTATAAAAGATTAGTGGATAGAAACCCCTTAGACGTAGCTTTCCAATAG
- a CDS encoding helix-turn-helix domain-containing protein, with the protein MDMLEPIELTKGTPGTPCPIAKTLDVIGTKWTFLIIRDLLIEGTMRFSDLHRAMQGISPKTLSLRLRELEEQGILTRRVYPEVPPRVEYSLTEKGKKLEGIFKELKRFGLTLPDN; encoded by the coding sequence ATGGATATGTTGGAACCTATTGAGTTGACAAAGGGAACGCCAGGAACACCTTGTCCAATTGCTAAAACACTTGATGTTATTGGCACGAAATGGACATTTTTGATTATACGAGATTTACTAATTGAAGGGACGATGCGATTCAGTGATCTGCATAGAGCGATGCAGGGAATTAGTCCGAAAACCCTTTCCTTACGACTGCGGGAATTAGAAGAACAAGGCATTCTGACAAGACGAGTATACCCAGAGGTTCCGCCTCGTGTTGAATATTCCTTAACGGAAAAAGGGAAAAAGCTAGAAGGTATATTTAAGGAACTAAAACGATTTGGCTTAACACTACCCGATAACTAA
- a CDS encoding SDR family oxidoreductase: protein MLQGKHIVIIGGSSGIGLETARLAIGQGAKVTIASRSKEKLQKAKEQLGGNITSYVLDTSQEDKMKEFFEMVGSFDHLVVTAAETSGGSFLEADAAKDHQMFENKFWGQYYAAKYGAPYLSAKGSITLFSGVVAFKAMVGSATLGAINAAVANLGKTLALELAPLRVNVVSPGIIDTPSRSKMPVEARNNFYNGLASKLPVQRIGQAEDVAQGVLYLLSSTFVTGTVLHIDGGHSLL, encoded by the coding sequence ATGTTACAGGGTAAGCATATTGTTATTATTGGTGGAAGTTCCGGAATTGGTTTGGAAACAGCTAGGCTTGCTATAGGGCAAGGAGCAAAAGTAACGATAGCCAGTCGTTCTAAAGAAAAACTACAAAAAGCAAAGGAACAATTAGGTGGAAATATAACCTCTTATGTATTGGATACGAGCCAAGAAGATAAGATGAAGGAATTTTTTGAGATGGTAGGCAGTTTTGATCATTTAGTAGTTACAGCAGCGGAGACTTCGGGAGGGTCCTTCCTTGAGGCAGATGCTGCCAAAGACCATCAAATGTTTGAGAACAAATTTTGGGGTCAGTACTACGCGGCAAAATATGGGGCACCATATCTTTCTGCAAAAGGATCTATTACTCTGTTTTCAGGAGTCGTAGCCTTTAAAGCCATGGTCGGATCTGCAACTCTTGGAGCGATTAATGCGGCAGTTGCTAATCTTGGCAAAACCCTTGCTTTAGAACTTGCTCCTCTTAGGGTGAATGTTGTTTCTCCCGGCATTATTGATACACCATCTCGCAGCAAAATGCCAGTAGAAGCCCGTAATAATTTCTACAATGGATTAGCCAGTAAACTGCCTGTACAAAGAATAGGGCAGGCCGAAGATGTGGCACAAGGAGTCTTATATTTACTATCCAGCACTTTTGTCACTGGCACTGTCCTTCATATTGATGGTGGGCATAGCTTACTTTAA
- the pepT gene encoding peptidase T — translation MEMKKEELIQRFLQYVAIDTQSNDQNHQCPSTQGQKILAKYVADELEKIGLDEVEIDKNGYVTATLPENGFRQAPVVGFISHLDTSPDMTGTSPKPRLVTSYDGNDILLNKEHSVILSPRDFPELTAYVGQDLLVTDGTTLLGADDKAGMCAIVSAVKYLIEHPEIQHGKVRIGFTPDEEIGRGADLFNVPAFGAAFAYTVDGGEIGAIEYENFNAANVTIKVQGRSVHPGAAKGKMVNALSIAAEWQQLLPAGQRPEYTDGYEGFFHVNKLNGGVEYAEISLLVRDHDSERYEQRKALLVTMANTFNAKYGPRTITLEITDMYYNMREKVEPVMHIIDLACQSMKAVDVHPITKPIRGGTDGARLSFMGLPCPNLFTGGHNFHGKYEFLPVQSLVKSAETVVEIIRRVGTL, via the coding sequence ATGGAAATGAAGAAAGAGGAGTTAATACAGCGGTTTTTGCAATATGTTGCAATTGATACCCAATCTAACGATCAAAACCACCAGTGTCCTAGTACTCAAGGTCAGAAAATACTCGCGAAATATGTAGCTGACGAATTAGAGAAAATAGGGCTGGATGAGGTGGAAATTGATAAGAATGGATATGTGACGGCTACCTTGCCGGAAAACGGATTCCGTCAGGCGCCCGTCGTTGGCTTTATTTCTCACTTAGATACTAGTCCTGATATGACTGGTACTTCGCCTAAGCCTCGTTTGGTTACATCTTATGATGGAAATGATATTCTCCTTAATAAAGAGCATTCCGTTATTCTCTCACCGCGGGATTTTCCTGAGCTTACAGCCTATGTAGGGCAAGATTTATTGGTTACAGATGGAACGACGTTACTTGGAGCCGATGATAAAGCTGGCATGTGTGCAATTGTTAGTGCAGTTAAGTATTTAATAGAACATCCAGAAATCCAGCATGGTAAGGTACGAATTGGGTTTACTCCTGATGAAGAAATTGGTCGTGGTGCTGACCTATTTAATGTACCGGCTTTTGGTGCTGCGTTTGCTTATACTGTAGATGGCGGAGAAATTGGGGCTATTGAGTATGAAAATTTCAATGCAGCGAATGTCACAATAAAGGTTCAAGGGCGAAGCGTTCATCCAGGAGCAGCAAAAGGTAAGATGGTCAATGCTCTGAGTATTGCTGCAGAGTGGCAACAGCTGTTACCTGCTGGTCAACGGCCTGAGTATACAGACGGTTATGAAGGATTTTTTCATGTTAATAAATTAAATGGTGGTGTAGAATACGCCGAAATAAGTCTTTTAGTGCGGGATCATGATTCTGAAAGATATGAACAACGTAAAGCATTGTTAGTCACTATGGCTAATACCTTTAATGCTAAATATGGCCCAAGAACCATTACTTTGGAAATTACCGATATGTACTACAACATGCGAGAAAAAGTTGAGCCAGTAATGCATATCATAGATTTAGCATGCCAATCGATGAAGGCTGTTGACGTACATCCTATAACCAAACCAATTCGTGGTGGTACCGATGGTGCGCGCTTATCTTTTATGGGATTACCTTGTCCGAACCTATTTACGGGAGGACACAATTTCCATGGGAAATATGAATTTTTGCCAGTACAATCTTTGGTAAAGTCTGCTGAAACTGTCGTTGAAATCATTCGTCGCGTAGGAACACTGTAA
- a CDS encoding flavodoxin family protein, which yields MKVVAFNGSPTKEGNTYHAIKGVAQELEAEGIEVEIVHVGNKVIRGCTACGGCVRNQNEKCVIGDEVNEWIQKMKEADGIILGSPVHYSGIGATMKAFLDRAFYVTSVNKSMLRHKIGASVVAVRRSGGVTTFDQLNHYVTYAEMLMPTSNYWNVIHGTKPGDAQEDGEGNQITRVLGKNMAWLMKLVEFGKDEVKQPEREDKVFTHFIR from the coding sequence ATGAAAGTTGTAGCTTTTAATGGCAGTCCTACAAAAGAAGGGAATACATACCACGCAATAAAGGGAGTAGCCCAGGAGCTAGAAGCAGAGGGTATAGAAGTTGAAATCGTGCATGTTGGCAATAAGGTGATTCGAGGCTGTACGGCTTGTGGCGGCTGTGTAAGAAATCAAAATGAAAAGTGCGTAATTGGCGATGAAGTCAATGAGTGGATTCAAAAGATGAAAGAAGCCGATGGTATTATACTCGGATCGCCTGTTCATTATTCTGGAATCGGAGCAACGATGAAAGCATTTTTGGATCGAGCCTTTTATGTTACATCTGTTAATAAATCCATGTTGCGACATAAGATCGGAGCTAGTGTTGTTGCTGTGAGACGTTCCGGTGGCGTTACGACCTTCGATCAATTAAACCATTATGTTACATATGCAGAAATGTTAATGCCAACGTCAAATTATTGGAATGTTATACACGGTACAAAACCAGGGGATGCTCAAGAAGATGGAGAGGGGAACCAAATCACAAGAGTCCTTGGTAAAAATATGGCATGGCTGATGAAATTAGTAGAGTTTGGAAAAGATGAAGTCAAGCAACCAGAAAGAGAAGATAAAGTTTTCACTCATTTCATTAGATAA
- a CDS encoding bile acid:sodium symporter family protein, with the protein MRFIRTLSNYITQYFPLWVVLFAAAAFFQPAPFKPLGTYIPYLLGLIMLGMGLTMSLNDFKLVLTRPKDVLFGIVLRYVIMPVVAFLVAKLLGLPPALAAGLILVGACPSGTASNVMTFIAKGDTALSVTVSSFNTILAPILTPFIFLYFAGTMIPIQAGALLVDILKIVLLPVFIGITLRMIASSLVDKVNNLIPAFSVIAIIMIITAVVALNATKLVTIAGMAFLAVILHNSIGLFLGYASSRVTGMSESKARAISFEIGMENSGLAVALAMAHLDPIAAIPGAIFSVWHNFSGSLLAGFWSTRKINNKKTL; encoded by the coding sequence ATGAGATTCATTAGAACTTTAAGCAACTATATTACCCAATACTTCCCTTTATGGGTTGTATTATTTGCCGCTGCTGCCTTTTTTCAGCCGGCCCCATTTAAACCACTCGGCACCTATATTCCTTATCTACTTGGGCTTATTATGCTTGGTATGGGACTGACAATGTCCCTTAATGATTTCAAACTGGTTCTTACTCGTCCCAAGGATGTTCTTTTCGGCATTGTATTGCGCTACGTTATTATGCCCGTTGTGGCCTTTCTGGTGGCTAAGCTCTTAGGCTTACCGCCAGCTTTGGCTGCTGGACTCATTTTAGTAGGCGCCTGCCCTAGTGGCACGGCCTCCAACGTTATGACCTTTATTGCCAAAGGAGACACTGCTTTATCCGTCACCGTATCTAGCTTTAATACCATATTGGCTCCCATTCTTACACCGTTTATCTTTTTATACTTTGCCGGCACGATGATTCCCATTCAGGCGGGCGCCTTGCTAGTAGACATCTTAAAAATTGTTTTATTACCTGTATTTATTGGTATTACCCTGCGTATGATTGCCTCCTCTTTGGTTGATAAAGTAAACAACCTAATCCCCGCCTTCTCTGTTATTGCTATTATTATGATTATTACTGCCGTAGTCGCTCTAAACGCTACCAAACTGGTTACTATTGCTGGCATGGCCTTCCTAGCCGTTATTCTGCATAATAGCATTGGTCTTTTCCTAGGTTATGCCTCTTCTCGAGTCACAGGCATGAGTGAAAGTAAAGCAAGAGCGATTTCTTTCGAAATCGGCATGGAAAACTCCGGTCTCGCTGTCGCTTTAGCCATGGCTCATCTTGATCCGATAGCAGCCATTCCAGGTGCTATCTTTAGTGTGTGGCACAACTTCAGTGGCAGCTTGCTCGCAGGATTCTGGAGTACTCGTAAAATAAATAACAAAAAAACTCTCTAA